One window from the genome of Synechococcus sp. PROS-7-1 encodes:
- the thiS gene encoding sulfur carrier protein ThiS, producing the protein MQLTVNGEARELNGALTHLDQVIDALGHHPRLVVVEFNGLILTPERWGGQPVQDGDSLEIVTIVGGGS; encoded by the coding sequence ATGCAACTCACCGTGAACGGAGAGGCACGTGAGCTCAATGGAGCCCTCACCCATCTCGATCAGGTCATCGACGCCCTCGGCCATCACCCAAGGTTGGTGGTCGTGGAATTCAATGGCCTGATCCTTACTCCTGAACGCTGGGGGGGCCAACCCGTTCAGGACGGTGACAGCCTGGAGATCGTCACCATTGTGGGTGGTGGTTCCTAG
- a CDS encoding DUF1517 domain-containing protein, with product MAHSPNRLSNRAIHRLLSGLMVPVLLVGLLLIHPLPSDAARGGRIGGGSFRAPSMPRSGGYGGGVRGGYNGGYNRGYGGGFGFPFIIPIFGFGGGGLLGFLVLMAIVGVVVNAVRGGGGRPAIGGGVGGYDGPREIPMGPVSLLQLQIGLLASAKDLQTDLRALASSADTSSASGLQRVLQDTTLALLRQPDLWVYANAESGSVPFNAAESTFNRLSMTERSKLREELTTNVGGVRSNVDTIASRGDADATNEFIVVTLLVASRRPVTLKKADNGEDLRESLRILGSTASSDLIALEVIWQPDGAGDVLSADELVTAYPNLQHL from the coding sequence TTGGCCCATTCGCCGAATCGCCTCTCCAACCGCGCAATCCACCGCTTGCTCTCGGGCTTGATGGTGCCAGTGCTGCTGGTGGGTCTTCTCTTAATCCATCCGCTTCCCAGCGATGCGGCCCGTGGTGGCCGAATTGGAGGCGGCAGCTTCAGGGCCCCAAGCATGCCCCGGAGCGGTGGCTATGGCGGTGGCGTCAGAGGGGGATACAACGGCGGCTACAACAGGGGCTACGGCGGCGGTTTCGGCTTCCCCTTCATCATTCCAATTTTCGGCTTCGGCGGTGGCGGACTGCTGGGATTCCTGGTGTTGATGGCCATCGTCGGGGTGGTGGTGAATGCAGTCCGTGGAGGTGGCGGACGTCCTGCAATCGGCGGTGGCGTCGGTGGTTACGACGGCCCTCGGGAAATCCCGATGGGTCCGGTGTCGCTGCTTCAACTGCAGATCGGCCTTCTGGCCAGCGCCAAGGATCTTCAGACGGATCTCCGTGCGCTTGCCTCATCGGCCGACACCAGTTCCGCCAGTGGCCTTCAGCGGGTGCTGCAGGACACCACCTTGGCCCTCTTGCGCCAACCGGATCTTTGGGTTTACGCCAATGCCGAATCCGGCAGCGTTCCCTTCAACGCGGCTGAATCCACCTTCAATCGCCTCTCCATGACCGAGCGCAGCAAACTGCGCGAAGAACTCACCACCAACGTGGGGGGTGTCCGGTCGAACGTTGACACCATCGCGAGTCGCGGTGATGCCGATGCCACCAATGAATTCATCGTGGTGACGCTCCTGGTGGCCAGCCGCCGCCCCGTGACCCTCAAGAAAGCCGACAACGGTGAAGATCTGCGAGAATCCCTGCGAATTCTGGGTTCGACAGCCTCCAGCGATCTCATTGCTCTCGAGGTGATCTGGCAACCCGATGGTGCTGGCGACGTTCTCAGCGCCGATGAACTGGTGACGGCCTACCCCAACCTCCAACACCTCTGA